Genomic window (Candidatus Bathyarchaeota archaeon):
GTGGGGTACGGTGGTGCAGCGTTCCTTTTTGGCAAACATGATGTTATTGCTGAAGTTGAGGGCTGGTACTCATGCACATCAGATACGCCTGATTTTTGGCGTCGCGACGGAGAACCGTTCCCTATGCATGGCGGAAGATTCACAGGTGACCCAGCCTACTTTAAACATGTACGCAAGGCAGCCTCAAAACTTATGGAGCGATTAAACCTTAAAGCAAGTGATTTGAATTATTTTGTGCCTCATCAACCTAACCCGCAGTTTCCAGCCCGCATCGCCAAAGAACTTGGTTTTAGAGATGACCAGATTTTGCCATCGCTTTTGATAAGTAAGTTTGGCAACACTTATTCTGGTTGCTCGCCTGTGGGTTTAGCGGCTGTTCTTGATATTGCTAAACCTGATGAGCGTATTTTAGTTGCCAGTTACGGTTCAGGTGCAGGAAGTGATGCATATGTGCTCAGGACAACCAACCAACTTATTGATAAGCGGAAACGACAGAAAATCACGGTGAAGTTTCAAGCAGAAAATCCATTTATTGAATACCTTGATTACACTACCTACCGACGGCTCAAGCTCGGCATGTAGTGTAACATAAGAACTTTTTTTAATCTTACAATCCTGCTTTTAACAAAGCCGCTTATTTACTGCCTAACCATAGTGATAGGCAAATATCAATCACATACGCTTAAAAAGTCATTTTCGTGTCTTACTGATAGTTGTTTCTTGAAAATCAAGATACTGACAGGAACGTGCTTTAGTACTGTGCAGTAAATTGTATAGTTCGGTAAAACGGAACAAGAAAGGGAACTCGAGATTTTAGGCAGAAATAGTCAACGGGAAAGGCAGGTATTGGTTTTTGAAAATTTCGATTATTGGTTCAGGTATTGTTGGACAAGCTACTGGTATAGGATTTACCACCAATGGCAACAGAGTAAAATTTTACGACATTGATAAGGGCAAGTTGTTAGCTCTGAAAAGTAAAGGCTACGATACAACCGATAATTTGGTTGACGCTGTTAATTTTTCGGATATACTTTTTGTTTGTGTGCCGACGCCAACAGTTGGCAGAAAGATTGATTACAGGTACATTTATGACTGCACAAAAACAATAGCTAATGCACTCGAAGAAGCACAAAAATACACAGTGGTTACTTATCGTAGTACCATTCCTCCTCAGACAACAAGAACTAACTTAATTCCGTTGCTTGAAACTTATTCTAATCTAAAAGCAGGCGCTGATTTTGGCGTCTGTATGAACCCAGAATTTCTCAGAGAAAAAAGCGCTCAAGAAGACTTTCTCAATCCTAACAGGATAGTCGTGGGCGCCTTAGATGAAAGGTCAGGTGTTCCTCTACGGAAAATTTATTCTTCTTTTAAATGCCCCATCATTTTCACGGATTTAGATACAGCTGAGATGATAAAATATGCTTCCAACACGTTTCTCGCAGCTAAAATTTCTTTCTTTAACGAGATTTACCTAATTTGCCAGAAATTAAATATAAACCCCAAAATTGTGGCAACCGCGGCTGCCCTTGACCCGAGAATAGGTAGCTATGGTGTGGATGGAGGAAAACCGTTTGGTGGAATGTGTTTACCCAAGGACCTCTATGCTTTCATTTACTTTACTAAGTCTATGGGGCTCAATCCAGCTATGTTACAAGCTATCGCTAAAGTTAACGAGGAAATTGGTCTTTACTGTTCAACCAAACAGGAACCGCAAATAGAAGTGAGGCTACCGCAAACTTGCTCGTCTTAGGCTTGATTGGTTTCTCAATGTTGAGTATAGTCATTATAGTTTACGTTTTTTATTATTATTTAGTATTAAGGAAGGCGTCAATTACCTCATTCACTGATTCATTAATAGCTCATCAAAAGAGAGGTAGCTTTGTTAATAATTTGGCGAATGTTTCGATAATAGTCTCAACTTTCAATGAAGCCAAAGTGATTGAAAGAAAAATCAAAAACATTTCTCAACTTAACTATCCAAAAGATTTGCTTGAAGTAGTTGTTTATGATGATAATTCGACGGATGACACTAGTACAATCGCAGAAATAACCTTAAAAGAAACGAGGCTTCACGGAACTGTAATCCACAGCCCCAGCAGGTTGGGCTTAAACAGGTCACTTAATACTGCTATAGACAAAGCCAAAAACAACATAATTTGTATTACAGACTCCGATGTTTTGCTTGACAAGGATGCGCTAATTAACGCGGTGAACGTTCTGCAGGAGTGTGAAAATGCTGGGGGCGTTACTGGTCATATTCAACCAGTGTTTGAGGGCAGAGGTGTCGCTCAAACCTCTGAATCTTCGTACAGAGACTTTTATCATATTTCGATGCTGGCGGAAAGCTCGTTGCATTCTGCTTTTCCAGGCAATGGTCCATTAATTGTTTATGATAAGTCAAAAGTTCCCTCAAAAATCCCGAATGATTACGGCAGCACTGATGCTAACATCGCGATGAACATTATAAGACATGGGTTAAGATTCCTCTATGTTCCGAATTCAATAGTTTATGAGCCCTCGCCTGAGAATCTTGGGGACCATCAACTGCAAAAGATTCGACGTGCTAAGAGGTTGTTACAGGTATTCTTGAGGAATTACGATGTAGCTTTGACTATCAAGTATGGTAGTTTTGGGCACACAATTTTTCCGTTAAAACTGTTGATGCACGCCCTATGTCCTCTGTTATTACTTACAGGCTTAGTACTAATCGGTCTCTATGTTGCTTTAGCCCAAAACATTTTCCTTTACGCTTTAGCTGGCGCAATCTTAACTGGCACTTTAGTTCTATCGATAGCCTTTAAACGCTTTGGCAGTTTACTCTCAAGCTTTATACTTCACCAGTGCTATCTAGTAATTGGACTGCTTTCGTCACATAGAAAAAGTGTCTATTGGAAGACCATAGACCGAAAGACGAAAATTAAGTTTTAATCAGGACAGATGACCTGAATGGTGAATGTACTAAAAATACTGTATTTTCTCAGGCAGGCGAATAAGCGACTTTACTGGGACGGCGACAAGCTCAAGCGTTATCAAGATAAACGCTTTCGCAGCGTAGTAAAATATGCATACGAAAACGTGCCGTTTTACCATGAATACTACAAGAAGTATAATATTGATATTAACAGTATTCAACGACTTGAAGACCTATCTAAACTGCCGATTGTTAAGAAAGCTGAGTTTAAGAGGCAGAGCCTTAAACAAATTGTATCTGGTGAATATGATCTCTCCAAGCTCAAGATAGTTCGAACAAGTGGGTCAACTGGAACCCCCTTTGAAGTTTACATTAACCAGACCGAGAATGCTTGGAGAAAAGCAATTTACATGCGAGCAAACATTGCTTGTGGGCAGAAACCAAGAGACCGTTGGGTCGTATTAACATCGCCTACTCATTTTCATGATACTACTAATTTTCAGCGCAGAATAGGTATTTTCGCTCAAAACTGCATTTCGCTCTTTGAACCAACAGATCAGAAAATTCAACAAGTAAGCGAGGCAAAACCCGATGTTTTGGATGGGTATTCAAGTTCGCTTGTTATGTTAGCTAAAGAAGTGCAGAAAAAAAATATTTCATCAATAAAACCACATATTGTATTCGGTAATGCTGAATTTATAGACCAAAACTCTAGGCAATGCATCGAAGATGCTTTTGGCGCACCTTATTGTGATCAGTTTGGCTGCGCAGAGATCGACAGGAGCGCTTGGCAATGCCTTGAGCGGCAAGGTTACCACATGGATGTTGACAGCGTCATAACAGAATTTTTGGATAAAGATGGCGCGGCAGTTTCAGCTGGAGAACGAGGCGAGGTGGCTTACACTAGCCTGTTTAATTATGTTATGCCTTTCATCAGGTACGCAATAGGTGACATCGGTGTACCTTCAGATGACATTTGCACATGCAGACGAAAGCTACCATTAATGAAGTTGGTTGAAGGTCGGCTGGATTCATTCCTCAAATTTCCCAACAACAGAGTGTTGTCTCCTATGATTTTCAACTATGCTATCAGCACGTTTAATCATTACAAAGACATTGACCAATTTCAAATACATCAAAAGAAAACTGACCTCATTAACGTTAACTTGAAGGTAAAAGAATTCTCCATAAACAAGGATGCGTTTGCTGTAGAATTTGGCCGTCACCTCAAGAAGTTCTTTGATTTACCCGACGATGTACAATTTAACATTTCTTTTGTGGATGAAATACCGCTGTCAAAAACTGGAAAATTGCGGTCAATTTGGTCTGATATACCAAATGGTTAGGAGCGCTGAACTATGGAGCCTAACTGTCTTTTACAACCAAAACGCTTGCTCTTTTTGTCTTTTCTACCGTTTTTTATATGGCTGATAATGGTTCTGAAGTTACAGGCGACTTATGTTTCTGCGGTTGAATCTGATGCGCTTGCCATGATTAACATTCTTTTTCCGTATTTTTGGATTATACTCGCCTTATTGATAAGCATTTGTTTATATGCTTTTTACAGGAAAGACAGCCCCTCTTGGTTGCACGTGATTTTGTTAGTCCAACTTTCGTTGATGCTTTATTACACGCCTTTTTTGCTTGGTGGTTTTTCTTGGAGCCCTGACAGCCTCTGGCATGGTGGGGTCGCCGAATATATTCCAGCTCTGCTCACAGGTTCAAAATATGTGCTAACGGATTACGGGCAAAGCTACCCGCTCTCTTTCCTAGTCACCTATGGAGTTGAAAAGCTCCTTCGAGTCAATATTCAAACTTACAGTCTGTACATTTTTCCGCCACTCTGCATTGCTTTATTCTCAAGTTTAGCGTATTTGTTTCTTTCAAGAATTTCAAATAAATCAACAGCTTTTATAGCGATGTTACTTGCGTTGCCCGCATTGCACTACTTCGAGCCTCACGTCTCGCCTTTTGCCACTGGAACAGTTCTGTTGTTAGTATCACTGCTCCTCTTGACATACACGGGCACTAAAGCAGCTATCTTGAATTTGCTTGTTATTGCCGCCCTCGTTTTGACACATCCAGTCTCACCAATCTTTTTAGGACTTTATGTGTCTTCAGTTTTACTCGTAAGCTTGACGCAAGTAAGGAGGGATTTTTTAAAAAGTAAGGCTACTCGAAGTTTTGTAAGGGTAAATGTTGTTTTACTGTTTGTGTTTCTAATTATTTTTTGGTCGTATTGGACATTTTATAAAGTTGCACCAAATTATGTGGGCGTAAAAACTCCTGTGGCAAATATCCTTAATCTAAACTTTATAACCAATCTAGTGAATGCTGTTGAATGGACTGCAGGAGGGCAGGGATTTATTTATCCACTGATCAGTCACCTTAGCCTTTTCATATACGCCCTTTTTATGGTTGGAGTTTTGGCCGTCTTTGTCTTTAACCTCTTTAAAATTATCAAGAAAAAGGATACACTAACTACAGTACGAATAGAACTAGCGCTGACAGCAATTCTTTCTGCCGCAATGAGTTATCTGCTTTTTTCTTCTTCTGGGGAGCGCTTCTTGCTTGGCAGGGGGTTGATATTTTTCCTTCTGCTAGGTTCTGCTTGCATTGCAACGTATATTTCGCGAGATAGACCCAAGAGATTTAGGGTACAAACGGCGGCTTCGTTTGTGTTTATTCTTTTTTTGGTTTGTACATTTCCAATTATTGCTTATAGTAAAGAAGCCTACAATACTTTCACTCCCCCAGCAGAAACAGGTCTTGTCTTTATTTCAACGAAGGTGGACCTTTCAAATAAAACGATAAGTATGACCAGCGACCAGCAACTGGCATCATACGCCGACCTTACCAAAGGGTTAAATCTTGTAGACTTTCCACCCAACTTGACACGACAAAAACCAGACCTTGTAGTGATGCGAATTAACTCTTACTATTTTATCGCCATGAGATACGACTTGTCCTTTTTCAACAACAGCTACACTGCTTTATACGACAAGCTTGCCGATGATACGAGTTATAACAGAATTTACTCTAATTCTCAATTTGAAGTGTACATTAGACCTGAAAATTAACATACAAAAGATGTTGCCTACTAGAAACTCATCGCAGAAACCTAAGTGATCAGGCACTTTGGCTTGAAATAAGCCCATTAGCATACTGAAATAGGCGCTTTATCAGTAGATCCAAAAAATAGCCGCTTTGCTTAGTACAATCCGCCACAACCAGCCAGCAGCCCGAAACAGACGCAAAAACAACAACAAACTGCACTGCCAAGCCCAAAAGAAGATGAAGAAACAAAGCCAAGTGATTCTTCTTCTTTTAATAGAAAAACAAAACCAAACAAAAATCTTGATTCCTGTTATATAGGGGATAGGGGTCTTTAGCAGAGCAACAAACGTTTCTCCTATTTCTTATTCTCGTCATCTTCAACCATTCGCTTCACGCGCCTCTCAAGTTGCCTCTCATAAACATGCTCAGGAATCGGCGGAGCCAGCACCTTTTTCTTATGCAGTTCACTTGGCTGAACAATGCGTCTTTCACCAGCCTTAACGGTTACCCGCATCCCATCAAGCTGATCCTCAAAATCTTCCTGTGCCTCCACAATCCAGTAACCTTCACTTTCCGTAACAACCTTAACCTTATGTAAACCCTTGTAGAAACAAATTTCCTGACTCATAAAAATCAACAAATATTATTGTCTTCAAAACTAAATAACTCTTACTCGCAAATTCTAAAGCCTGTACTCAACACCTTTATCCACAAGAGTCACCAAACCGACACCTTCACCCACAAACTTCCTAAACAACCCAGCATTCTCAGTATGTACAGGAAAAACACGCTTCGCACTCATGTACTTGAGCGCCTTCTTGAGTTGCAGCGGCATCATATGACCAGAAACATGAACATGATATTGCGGCAAACCATAATGACTAAGCCAATTAATCAAACGCTCATAATCAAGCTCCATCTCCTCATTAAACGGCTCAGATGCCGACAAAACATAACAACTTCCAGACGCAGGCTGAATCGCATTTAACTCCTCAAAATCATAAAAACTAACAGCCAAAACAACCTTGCACTGCTGCTTCGAAACATCGAACACATCTAAAACCTTACCTCCACCACCAAAACGCTCCATCAAAGCGCTCTCCCATTTCTCATAACGCTTCTTCGACTTTCGAAAAATCAACAATCCATCATCATCAAGCGCTGGAACATGCAAGTGCTTGTCCGCGTGAAGCGCATCAAGCA
Coding sequences:
- a CDS encoding nucleotide sugar dehydrogenase, whose protein sequence is MKISIIGSGIVGQATGIGFTTNGNRVKFYDIDKGKLLALKSKGYDTTDNLVDAVNFSDILFVCVPTPTVGRKIDYRYIYDCTKTIANALEEAQKYTVVTYRSTIPPQTTRTNLIPLLETYSNLKAGADFGVCMNPEFLREKSAQEDFLNPNRIVVGALDERSGVPLRKIYSSFKCPIIFTDLDTAEMIKYASNTFLAAKISFFNEIYLICQKLNINPKIVATAAALDPRIGSYGVDGGKPFGGMCLPKDLYAFIYFTKSMGLNPAMLQAIAKVNEEIGLYCSTKQEPQIEVRLPQTCSS
- a CDS encoding glycosyltransferase, producing MANVSIIVSTFNEAKVIERKIKNISQLNYPKDLLEVVVYDDNSTDDTSTIAEITLKETRLHGTVIHSPSRLGLNRSLNTAIDKAKNNIICITDSDVLLDKDALINAVNVLQECENAGGVTGHIQPVFEGRGVAQTSESSYRDFYHISMLAESSLHSAFPGNGPLIVYDKSKVPSKIPNDYGSTDANIAMNIIRHGLRFLYVPNSIVYEPSPENLGDHQLQKIRRAKRLLQVFLRNYDVALTIKYGSFGHTIFPLKLLMHALCPLLLLTGLVLIGLYVALAQNIFLYALAGAILTGTLVLSIAFKRFGSLLSSFILHQCYLVIGLLSSHRKSVYWKTIDRKTKIKF
- a CDS encoding phenylacetate--CoA ligase family protein; the encoded protein is MVNVLKILYFLRQANKRLYWDGDKLKRYQDKRFRSVVKYAYENVPFYHEYYKKYNIDINSIQRLEDLSKLPIVKKAEFKRQSLKQIVSGEYDLSKLKIVRTSGSTGTPFEVYINQTENAWRKAIYMRANIACGQKPRDRWVVLTSPTHFHDTTNFQRRIGIFAQNCISLFEPTDQKIQQVSEAKPDVLDGYSSSLVMLAKEVQKKNISSIKPHIVFGNAEFIDQNSRQCIEDAFGAPYCDQFGCAEIDRSAWQCLERQGYHMDVDSVITEFLDKDGAAVSAGERGEVAYTSLFNYVMPFIRYAIGDIGVPSDDICTCRRKLPLMKLVEGRLDSFLKFPNNRVLSPMIFNYAISTFNHYKDIDQFQIHQKKTDLINVNLKVKEFSINKDAFAVEFGRHLKKFFDLPDDVQFNISFVDEIPLSKTGKLRSIWSDIPNG